The following coding sequences are from one Biomphalaria glabrata chromosome 8, xgBioGlab47.1, whole genome shotgun sequence window:
- the LOC129927915 gene encoding uncharacterized protein LOC129927915 — MAPNLRLLIGQEISALNTKPINYPLPSAITMTNEAPLRVGCVLIAPSDSPTQPKQWMNSPRFKTSIVSEDGALPSPLALKYDPVVTAVPLTRQKAPAINTAVPKRRRRTLRESKINRDIKSQSMEETSISSRQKLFDESNYINNRYILTRADSDGISRCKSRSASLRTKSESDEVTVVKMTRKCSLSSRPQQLIPVKTRNRSKSFSCKGGSIIMEEELDPQIDEIRDDFRTCLQMIHAETEMSKL; from the coding sequence ATGGCTCCAAACTTAAGACTTTTAATCGGCCAAGAAATTAGTGCGTTAAATACAAAGCCAATCAATTATCCTTTACCAAGTGCAATTACTATGACCAACGAAGCACCATTACGTGTTGGCTGTGTTCTGATTGCACCGTCAGATTCCCCCACCCAGCCCAAGCAGTGGATGAATAGCCCACGTTTTAAAACTTCAATTGTCTCTGAAGATGGTGCACTACCGAGTCCACTAGCATTGAAGTATGACCCAGTGGTGACTGCTGTCCCTTTGACAAGACAAAAAGCACCAGCAATAAATACTGCTGTGCCTAAGCGCAGGCGGCGAACGCTAAGAGAGTCTAAAATCAACAGAGACATTAAATCTCAGTCTATGGAAGAAACTTCCATCAGTTCAAGACAGAAGCTTTTCGACGAGTCCAACTACATAAACAATCGTTACATTCTGACCAGAGCTGACTCAGATGGGATCTCCAGATGCAAGTCCCGGTCAGCATCATTAAGGACAAAGTCTGAATCTGACGAAGTGACAGTCGTGAAGATGACCAGAAAATGCAGTCTTTCATCAAGGCCTCAGCAGTTGATCCCGGTGAAAACCCGCAACAGAAGCAAGTCTTTCTCCTGTAAAGGTGGCAGTATCATAATGGAAGAAGAACTGGACCCACAGATTGATGAGATCAGGGATGACTTTAGGACATGTCTACAGATGATCCATGCTGAGACTGAAATGAGTAAACTGTGA